A genomic region of Caulobacter sp. NIBR2454 contains the following coding sequences:
- a CDS encoding tetratricopeptide repeat protein, whose protein sequence is MTDLADPILELARRLQEERRWSDAATIFEHVLAAQPDREDVLRALMHNHSAAGRTLEALKVLADLRVRYPDGPELARDVAEQTQPAIERYNLHMRSKDVAQAAPYASALADLTPNNPLVLRTAMTCNQTVGDLESAGRYAQTLLALDPEDISAHETMAEVCKARGDQAGDLAHRSRVALLDRPSQHPLVRLKDIHDVASGLLCGRLDDKAVAELEKLLAAQEQHKVSEPEDSGWPGWERHYRLLLESIDLPAVLGPTPAPSPEPQTVYADANGQSMTWNDVAKRADTLDAKVVFLVAADQAYVELYARWYVRSILKHCDVPFLVVVHVIGGAEHLGRSATTVDVHDDRLIFAGDAFDEAGVTTKVYDAPPKGMASKPVGHFQSIRFLQAGGLLRRLGRPLFISDIDLLLQRGVSDLLERCEGADLVFNENQNSFNAGARLTANLVLAYPTPVTDLFFRFVSAYLGQMLDRPVLTRWIDQVALMLGRHHLHTHAEPQLQYFDVTSDINNVMYRTWQENPFRFLSLYHGFDTSSLEAD, encoded by the coding sequence ATGACGGACCTCGCGGACCCCATCCTGGAACTCGCACGACGTCTCCAGGAAGAGCGGCGGTGGAGTGACGCAGCGACGATCTTCGAGCATGTGCTGGCGGCGCAGCCGGACCGCGAGGATGTCCTGCGCGCGTTGATGCATAACCACAGCGCTGCGGGCAGGACCCTGGAGGCGCTGAAGGTTCTGGCTGACCTGCGGGTTCGCTACCCCGACGGCCCCGAGCTTGCCCGCGATGTCGCCGAACAGACCCAGCCGGCGATCGAACGATACAACCTGCATATGCGGTCAAAGGACGTGGCCCAGGCGGCGCCCTACGCCTCCGCCCTGGCGGATCTGACGCCGAACAACCCGCTGGTCTTGCGAACCGCCATGACCTGCAATCAGACGGTCGGGGATTTGGAAAGCGCGGGCCGCTATGCGCAGACGCTGCTGGCGCTCGATCCGGAAGACATCTCGGCCCACGAGACCATGGCCGAGGTCTGCAAGGCGCGAGGCGATCAGGCCGGCGACCTTGCACACAGATCTCGGGTCGCCTTGCTGGACCGGCCGAGCCAGCATCCGCTCGTGCGGCTCAAAGACATCCATGACGTCGCCAGCGGCCTGCTGTGCGGGCGGCTTGACGACAAGGCTGTCGCGGAACTCGAGAAACTGCTCGCCGCGCAGGAGCAGCATAAGGTCAGTGAACCGGAAGACAGCGGCTGGCCAGGGTGGGAGCGCCACTACCGCCTGCTGCTGGAGTCCATCGACCTCCCCGCCGTGCTTGGACCCACGCCGGCGCCTTCACCGGAGCCGCAGACGGTCTATGCCGACGCCAATGGCCAGTCGATGACATGGAACGACGTCGCAAAGCGCGCCGACACGCTGGACGCCAAGGTGGTCTTCCTCGTGGCCGCCGACCAAGCCTATGTGGAGCTCTATGCCCGTTGGTACGTTCGCTCGATCCTAAAGCACTGCGACGTGCCGTTCCTGGTGGTGGTGCATGTGATCGGCGGAGCGGAGCACCTGGGGCGGTCCGCGACGACGGTCGATGTGCATGATGATCGCCTGATCTTCGCCGGCGACGCTTTTGACGAGGCAGGTGTCACGACGAAGGTCTATGACGCCCCGCCCAAGGGAATGGCGAGCAAGCCCGTCGGTCATTTCCAATCCATCCGCTTTCTTCAGGCGGGCGGCCTGCTGCGTCGCCTTGGCCGGCCGCTTTTCATCTCCGATATCGATCTGCTGCTGCAGCGTGGCGTGTCTGATCTGCTGGAGCGCTGCGAGGGCGCCGATCTGGTCTTCAACGAGAACCAGAACAGCTTCAACGCCGGCGCGCGCCTGACCGCCAATCTGGTCCTGGCCTATCCGACCCCGGTCACCGACCTGTTTTTCCGCTTTGTCTCCGCCTACCTCGGCCAGATGCTGGATCGCCCGGTGTTGACGCGGTGGATCGACCAAGTGGCGTTGATGCTGGGCCGCCATCACCTGCACACCCACGCCGAACCGCAACTGCAGTATTTTGACGTAACGTCAGACATCAACAACGTTATGTACCGGACGTGGCAGGAGAACCCGTTCCGGTTCCTGTCGCTGTACCACGGCTTCGACACGTCGAGTCTGGAGGCCGACTAG
- a CDS encoding O-linked N-acetylglucosamine transferase, SPINDLY family protein, producing MSEALFVSAVQRITAGGYPLTELLEATGRLGGSGHTAMAEQLYRIWIAFNPQNPHVFVAYFNNSGLQQQLGDLASAEASLRASVEVNADFLPGYINLGSVLEKRGMVAEAVEQWRTAVDRQVPLTGMVLTYKVTALKQLGRVLGEHDLGLDSEVPLYQCLDLDPTQYDVLEQYTARRLGGCKWPIVIPSETITRERLVGGIHPLSLGAYTDDPLLQLASAAAYTERSVPETFDLDAFDRRDAKIDLTGRRIRVGYVSSDLRDHAVGYLMSEMFELHDRSKVEVFAYYCGPATGTISARIQGAVEHWVDIRAMTDDEAARRIADDGIDVLIDVNGHTRDSRTGAFARRPAPIQVNWLGFPGTMATPYHQYIIADEWIIPPEMEMYYSEKVLRLPCYQANDRKRVVAPEKPTRADAGLPDDAFVFCCFNGSQKITRFTFGRWMEILQRVPNSVLWLLDHNETTNARLREHAVAAGIAAERIVFAQKLYNPFHLARYPLADLFLDTSPYGAHTTASDALWMGVPVLTLAGRCFASRVCGSLVRAAGLEELICYTPQDYVERAVALAGDPAQIQAYKTHLEENRHTCVLFDMDRLVASLEDLYAQMCAEHQQGRVPQPDLTNLEQYMEIGVRLEHETREILAEPNYNELYRSQLAARHRRRPMPADTRLWTAADIEALGQ from the coding sequence ATGTCCGAAGCTCTATTCGTCTCCGCGGTTCAGCGGATCACCGCTGGCGGCTACCCTCTGACCGAGTTGCTCGAGGCGACCGGTCGTCTCGGTGGTTCGGGACATACGGCCATGGCCGAGCAACTCTATCGGATCTGGATCGCCTTCAATCCGCAGAACCCGCACGTCTTCGTCGCCTATTTCAACAATTCCGGCCTTCAGCAGCAACTGGGAGACCTGGCGTCCGCGGAGGCCTCGCTGCGCGCGTCGGTCGAGGTGAATGCTGACTTCCTGCCCGGGTACATCAACCTTGGCAGCGTGCTCGAAAAGCGCGGAATGGTGGCCGAAGCGGTGGAGCAATGGCGAACCGCCGTGGATCGCCAAGTGCCCCTCACTGGGATGGTCCTTACCTACAAGGTGACCGCGCTCAAGCAACTCGGCCGCGTCCTGGGCGAACACGACCTGGGACTGGATTCGGAAGTTCCGCTGTACCAGTGCCTGGATCTCGACCCCACCCAGTATGACGTGCTGGAGCAGTACACCGCGCGCCGGCTGGGCGGCTGCAAATGGCCTATCGTCATTCCGTCCGAGACCATCACCCGCGAGCGACTGGTGGGTGGCATCCATCCTCTGTCGTTGGGCGCCTATACGGATGATCCGCTTTTGCAGCTGGCCTCCGCCGCCGCCTATACGGAACGCTCGGTCCCAGAGACCTTCGATCTGGACGCGTTCGACCGCAGGGATGCGAAGATCGACCTGACAGGCCGCCGCATCCGCGTCGGCTATGTCTCGTCGGATCTGCGCGACCACGCGGTCGGTTATCTGATGTCCGAGATGTTCGAACTCCACGACCGCAGCAAGGTCGAGGTCTTCGCCTATTATTGCGGTCCAGCGACGGGGACGATCAGCGCCCGCATCCAGGGCGCGGTCGAGCATTGGGTCGATATCCGGGCCATGACCGATGACGAGGCCGCGCGTCGTATCGCCGACGACGGCATCGACGTGCTGATCGACGTCAACGGTCACACGCGTGACAGCCGTACTGGCGCCTTCGCTCGCCGGCCCGCGCCGATCCAGGTCAACTGGCTCGGCTTTCCAGGCACGATGGCCACGCCCTATCACCAGTACATCATCGCCGACGAGTGGATCATCCCGCCGGAAATGGAGATGTACTATTCGGAGAAGGTGCTTCGGCTGCCCTGCTATCAGGCCAACGACCGCAAACGTGTCGTCGCGCCTGAAAAGCCGACGCGGGCCGACGCCGGCCTGCCCGACGACGCCTTCGTCTTCTGCTGCTTCAACGGCTCCCAGAAGATCACCCGGTTCACCTTCGGGCGCTGGATGGAGATCCTGCAGCGCGTGCCCAATTCGGTGCTCTGGCTGCTCGATCACAACGAAACCACCAACGCCCGCCTGCGCGAGCATGCGGTCGCGGCAGGGATCGCGGCGGAGCGGATCGTCTTCGCGCAAAAGCTCTATAACCCGTTCCACCTGGCCCGTTATCCGCTGGCGGACCTGTTCCTCGATACCTCGCCTTACGGGGCCCACACGACGGCCTCGGACGCTCTGTGGATGGGTGTTCCCGTGTTGACGCTGGCGGGGCGCTGTTTCGCCTCGCGGGTCTGCGGCAGTTTGGTACGCGCCGCGGGTCTTGAAGAGCTGATCTGCTACACCCCGCAGGACTACGTCGAGCGCGCCGTCGCCCTGGCCGGCGATCCGGCCCAAATACAGGCCTACAAGACGCACCTTGAAGAGAACCGCCACACCTGCGTGCTCTTCGACATGGATCGCCTAGTGGCGAGCCTCGAAGATTTGTACGCCCAGATGTGCGCCGAGCATCAGCAGGGCCGCGTGCCGCAACCCGATCTCACCAATCTCGAGCAATACATGGAGATTGGCGTGAGGCTGGAGCACGAAACGCGCGAGATTCTGGCCGAGCCCAACTACAACGAACTCTATCGCAGCCAACTCGCAGCCCGTCACAGACGCCGGCCAATGCCGGCGGATACCCGCCTATGGACGGCCGCCGACATTGAGGCGCTCGGCCAATGA